One window of Papaver somniferum cultivar HN1 chromosome 9, ASM357369v1, whole genome shotgun sequence genomic DNA carries:
- the LOC113311195 gene encoding uncharacterized protein LOC113311195: MPLSSLYEYKGVVALSEISLHLLKHGMHELYTSWRYHGESSVQAAQLTHKDNTTTECAADNDDVTTGLNENITTDVDENVREGMDENVEAGVDENVTAGVDENVTAELDENVGTSLCGQKKRSAAEKAREPLYPSCPNGKSVMYAAIMMNNINTQYRISDNGVTATLELMKELLPEGNNMPCKYPDIKKIIKELGMDYVTYDACVNDCILYWKDNSSLVKCRLCQEPRYVRVFNDEKKLTQVAQKTLMHSPIIVRLKRLYSIPWIAEAMLWHSRVQRDVNVMCHPVDSTAWRCADNFCPEFAKEARNVTPGIATDGFNPNGPRAPGKDIDVYLQLLIEELKELWNDVGCVTHGYYACPTCGEETVSEWLPYSKKICYMGHRRWMPSQHKYRFDKTNFIGGVEDGKAPWPLTGFQVQEMVKDMKSKQGKGKPPAKKRKRGEEVDSLQQGPMKMFLTTRYFLEGPYFMICLIWDITQSVIVQMLCIQKRT, translated from the exons ATGCCCTTGTCGTCGTTGTATGAATATAAAGGCGTAGTTGCACTGAGTGAGATCTCATTGCATTTGCTCAAACATGGTATGCATGAGTTGTACACATCATGGCGCTATCATGGGGAAAGTTCAGTACAAGCAGCACAATTAACACATAAGGATAATACTACAACTGAATGTGCAGCAGATAATGATGATGTTACAACAGGTTTGAATGAGAATATTACCACAGATGTGGATGAGAATGTTAGGGAAGGGATGGATGAGAATGTAGAAGCAGGTGTTGATGAGAATGTTACAGCAGGTGTTGATGAGAATGTTACAGCAGAGTTGGATGAGAATGTTGGAACCAGCTTGTGTGGTCAGAAAAAGAGATCAGCGGCTGAGAAGGCAAGAGAACCATTATATCCTTCATGTCCTAATGGAAAGTCAGTAATGTACGCTGCGATAATGATGAACAACATAAATACTCAGTACAGAATTTCAGACAATGGTGTTACCGCAACATTAGAATTGATGAAAGAGTTGCTTCCCGAAGGTAACAACATGCCATGTAAGTATCCAGATATCAAGAAGATTATTAAAGAGCTGGGGATGGATTATGTGACTTATGATGCTTGTGTAAATGACTGTATACTTTATTGGAAGGATAATAGTTCATTGGTGAAGTGTCGTTTATGTCAAGAACCTCGGTACGTAAGAGTTTTTAATGATGAGAAAAAACTTACGCAAGTTGCACAAAAGACGTTAATGCATTCTCCGATAATTGTAAGGCTGAAAAGACTTTATAGTATACCATGGATAGCAGAGGCAATGCTTTGGCATTCTAGAGTACAGAGAGATGTTAATGTAATGTGTCATCCGGTGGATTCTACAGCTTGGCGGTGTGCGGATAATTTCTGTCCTGAATTTGCTAAGGAAGCACGAAATGTTACTCCTGGGATAGCAACTGATGGCTTCAATCCAAATG GTCCGAGAGCACCAGGTAAAGATATTGATGTTTACTTACAGCTATTGATAGAAGAGTTGAAAGAGTTATGGAATGATG TTGGATGTGTGACTCATGGGTATTATGCGTGTCCTACCTGTGGTGAAGAAACAGTTTCAGAGTGGCTGCCGTATAGTAAGAAGATATGTTATATGGGACACCGAAGATGGATGCCATCCCAACACAAGTACAGATTTGATAAAACAAATTTTATTGGAGGGGTAGAAGATGGTAAAGCTCCATGGCCACTAACAGGATTTCAAGTTCAAGAGATGGTGAAAGATATGAAAAGTAAACAGGGTAAGGGTAAACCACCAGcaaagaaacgtaaaagaggAGAAGAAGTGGATAGTTTGCAACAGGGGCCGATGAAGATGTTTCTGACCACTCGCTATTTTCTTGAAGGTCCATACTTCATGATTTGCCTAATTTGGGACATAACGCAGTCCGTCATTGTACAAATGTTATGCATACAGAAAAGAACATAA